The following are encoded in a window of Castanea sativa cultivar Marrone di Chiusa Pesio chromosome 5, ASM4071231v1 genomic DNA:
- the LOC142637416 gene encoding uncharacterized protein LOC142637416 isoform X1: MGKSLSSFRTSKLSELQGLMYYKDAETIECATEWAILIDSLTPCRNILLGLATAFTCSVEAELLEIEIMSIDEIEKQKQSRKKHYYDGNDEKLAVCKDRGANVCINYKMEDFVKRVKEETVKLVENAYKLHFWEYLGYHGKERTLQRTRKQLFVALWGHV; encoded by the exons ATGGGAAAGTCCCTCTCCAGTTTTCGCACATCCAA GCTTTCTGAATTACAGGGGTTGATGTATTACAAAGATGCAGAGACAATAGAGTGTGCAACTGAATGGGCTATCTTAATTGATTCCCTTACTCCCTGTAGAAATATACTCCTAGGGTTGGCCACAGCCTTCACTTGCAGTGTTGAGGCTGAATTACTTGAAATAGAGATCATGTCTATTGATGAAATAGAGAAGCAGAAGCAAAGCAGAAAAAAGCACTATTATGACG GGAATGATGAAAAATTAGCTGTTTGCAAGGATCGTGGAGCTAATGTTTGCATCAATTACAAGATGGAGGATTTTGTTAAAAGGGTGAAGGAAGAAACTGTCAAACTGGTGGAAAAT GCATATAAGCTGCACTTTTGGGAGTATCTAGGGTACcatggaaaagaaagaacacTGCAAAGGACCAGAAAACAACTTTTTGTTGCTCTTTGGGGCCATGTTTAA
- the LOC142637416 gene encoding uncharacterized protein LOC142637416 isoform X2 gives MYYKDAETIECATEWAILIDSLTPCRNILLGLATAFTCSVEAELLEIEIMSIDEIEKQKQSRKKHYYDGNDEKLAVCKDRGANVCINYKMEDFVKRVKEETVKLVENAYKLHFWEYLGYHGKERTLQRTRKQLFVALWGHV, from the exons ATGTATTACAAAGATGCAGAGACAATAGAGTGTGCAACTGAATGGGCTATCTTAATTGATTCCCTTACTCCCTGTAGAAATATACTCCTAGGGTTGGCCACAGCCTTCACTTGCAGTGTTGAGGCTGAATTACTTGAAATAGAGATCATGTCTATTGATGAAATAGAGAAGCAGAAGCAAAGCAGAAAAAAGCACTATTATGACG GGAATGATGAAAAATTAGCTGTTTGCAAGGATCGTGGAGCTAATGTTTGCATCAATTACAAGATGGAGGATTTTGTTAAAAGGGTGAAGGAAGAAACTGTCAAACTGGTGGAAAAT GCATATAAGCTGCACTTTTGGGAGTATCTAGGGTACcatggaaaagaaagaacacTGCAAAGGACCAGAAAACAACTTTTTGTTGCTCTTTGGGGCCATGTTTAA
- the LOC142637416 gene encoding uncharacterized protein LOC142637416 isoform X3, giving the protein MGKSLSSFRTSKNILLGLATAFTCSVEAELLEIEIMSIDEIEKQKQSRKKHYYDGNDEKLAVCKDRGANVCINYKMEDFVKRVKEETVKLVENAYKLHFWEYLGYHGKERTLQRTRKQLFVALWGHV; this is encoded by the exons ATGGGAAAGTCCCTCTCCAGTTTTCGCACATCCAA AAATATACTCCTAGGGTTGGCCACAGCCTTCACTTGCAGTGTTGAGGCTGAATTACTTGAAATAGAGATCATGTCTATTGATGAAATAGAGAAGCAGAAGCAAAGCAGAAAAAAGCACTATTATGACG GGAATGATGAAAAATTAGCTGTTTGCAAGGATCGTGGAGCTAATGTTTGCATCAATTACAAGATGGAGGATTTTGTTAAAAGGGTGAAGGAAGAAACTGTCAAACTGGTGGAAAAT GCATATAAGCTGCACTTTTGGGAGTATCTAGGGTACcatggaaaagaaagaacacTGCAAAGGACCAGAAAACAACTTTTTGTTGCTCTTTGGGGCCATGTTTAA